From a single Hymenobacter sp. YIM 151500-1 genomic region:
- a CDS encoding alpha/beta fold hydrolase produces MNLTTALRPLCAALLLAGATAPAVAASAATPTLATRPVADNPAAHPHFQVRVVGKGRPMLLIPGLTCPGAVWDETVARYQRQYECHVVSLAGFGGVAPASTTDLLRTVRDELLAYISAQKLRQPIVVGHSLGGFLGLWLSATRPEAIGPLVIVDSLPFLAAIQNSSLTAETARPMAEGMRQQMSQGAMPAAQRRQVLASMITDTARQTQAGRWGQASDPATVGQAMYDLYTTDLRQNVARIQQPVLVLGAWAAYQPYGATLESTRAIFAQQYARLPQHRIEMSQAGRHFLMWDDPQWFFQHTDAFLKQHAVAKK; encoded by the coding sequence ATGAACTTGACTACCGCCCTTCGCCCCTTGTGCGCTGCCCTGCTGCTGGCTGGTGCTACTGCTCCAGCCGTAGCTGCTTCGGCTGCTACGCCTACATTGGCCACCCGCCCGGTTGCCGACAACCCCGCCGCGCACCCCCACTTCCAGGTGCGGGTGGTGGGCAAGGGCCGGCCCATGCTGCTAATTCCGGGCCTGACCTGCCCCGGCGCGGTGTGGGACGAAACCGTGGCCCGCTACCAGCGCCAGTACGAGTGCCACGTGGTGTCTTTGGCCGGCTTCGGGGGCGTGGCGCCGGCCAGCACTACTGATTTGCTGCGCACCGTCCGTGACGAGCTGCTGGCTTACATCAGCGCCCAGAAGCTGCGCCAGCCCATCGTCGTGGGGCACAGCCTCGGCGGCTTCCTGGGGTTGTGGCTGAGTGCGACCCGCCCTGAGGCCATTGGCCCGCTGGTTATTGTTGATTCCTTGCCTTTCCTGGCGGCCATCCAGAACTCCAGCCTCACGGCCGAAACGGCCCGGCCCATGGCCGAAGGCATGCGCCAGCAGATGAGCCAGGGGGCTATGCCCGCGGCCCAGCGCCGCCAGGTGCTGGCTTCCATGATAACCGACACGGCCCGCCAAACCCAGGCCGGGCGCTGGGGCCAGGCCTCCGACCCCGCCACCGTGGGCCAGGCCATGTACGACCTCTACACCACCGACCTACGCCAGAACGTGGCCCGCATTCAGCAGCCGGTGCTGGTGCTGGGCGCCTGGGCCGCCTACCAGCCCTACGGCGCCACCCTGGAAAGCACCCGCGCCATCTTCGCCCAGCAGTACGCCCGGCTGCCCCAGCACCGCATCGAAATGTCCCAGGCCGGCCGCCACTTCCTGATGTGGGACGACCCGCAGTGGTTTTTCCAGCACACCGACGCTTTCCTGAAGCAGCACGCCGTGGCCAAAAAATAG
- a CDS encoding DUF7010 family protein, whose translation MSPHQTIDALRLELSVKAKNGLDFIVAASVVWAAIAFVWTLPNSPGLNGFITFFVGTLTLPLAWLLSKVFGTTWTLPHNPLQPLGLWLNFAQLFYFPFLLFMYSKYPQHFLMTYGIITGAHFFPYAWFYRAPAFAFMAGLIPVGCLVLGLRLTPADLYLIPVFISGALLVLAGWLWLVYRNRQPADASVVAREVA comes from the coding sequence ATGTCTCCTCACCAAACCATTGACGCGCTGCGTCTGGAGCTGTCCGTAAAAGCCAAGAACGGCCTCGATTTCATCGTAGCCGCCAGCGTGGTGTGGGCCGCCATTGCTTTCGTCTGGACGCTGCCCAACTCCCCAGGCCTGAACGGCTTCATCACCTTCTTTGTGGGCACCCTTACCCTGCCGCTGGCCTGGCTGCTGTCGAAGGTATTCGGCACCACCTGGACGCTGCCGCACAACCCGTTGCAGCCGCTGGGCCTGTGGCTGAACTTCGCGCAGCTGTTCTACTTCCCGTTTCTCCTGTTTATGTACAGCAAGTATCCGCAGCACTTTCTGATGACCTACGGCATCATCACCGGGGCCCATTTCTTTCCCTACGCCTGGTTTTACCGGGCCCCGGCATTTGCCTTCATGGCCGGGCTGATTCCGGTGGGCTGCCTGGTGCTGGGCCTGCGCCTGACCCCCGCCGACCTGTACCTGATTCCGGTGTTCATCTCGGGGGCTTTGCTGGTGCTGGCGGGGTGGCTGTGGCTGGTGTACCGTAACCGTCAACCCGCGGATGCCTCGGTTGTCGCCAGAGAGGTTGCGTAA
- a CDS encoding sensor histidine kinase, which yields MPRLSPERLRKAGRVAVPRPSRAFWVCQLVGWTLYGGFNLALFAVFVRFSRDAVLISGVIAGTLLLLSHGLRYFIRARGWEQLAPLPLLGRLLGANLGLAVLSQLLIWALIIWVVRPAPTGQPYGWGQFLGYVLNVNFVLWLWCGFYFGWHYLRRFRQAEVDQWKLAAAVREAEMRTLKTQLNPHFLFNGLNNIRALVLENPARARTMMTHLSDLLRYSIQLSSAEQVPLRRELEIVRHYLELESLQLEERLTYSLDVDPAALDVLLPPMTLQLLVENAIKHGLAPRPAGGTIRLAAQLDETGALRVTVRNTGRYHPQPGHDGVGVRNARERLALLYGPAARLDLHNSPTEPDTVEAQLCVPVTPLSL from the coding sequence ATGCCTCGGTTGTCGCCAGAGAGGTTGCGTAAGGCGGGCCGGGTGGCAGTGCCGCGCCCCAGCCGGGCATTTTGGGTGTGCCAGCTCGTGGGCTGGACGCTGTACGGCGGGTTCAACCTGGCTTTGTTCGCCGTGTTTGTTCGGTTTTCGCGGGATGCGGTGCTGATTAGCGGCGTCATTGCCGGCACCTTGCTGCTGCTCAGCCACGGGCTACGCTACTTTATCCGGGCGCGGGGCTGGGAGCAGCTGGCGCCGCTGCCCCTGCTGGGGCGGCTGCTGGGGGCCAATCTGGGCCTGGCCGTGCTCAGCCAGCTGCTCATCTGGGCGCTGATTATCTGGGTGGTACGGCCGGCCCCTACCGGGCAGCCTTACGGCTGGGGGCAGTTTCTGGGCTACGTGCTCAACGTCAACTTCGTGCTGTGGCTGTGGTGTGGCTTCTATTTCGGCTGGCACTACCTGCGGCGCTTCCGCCAGGCCGAGGTAGACCAGTGGAAGCTGGCCGCCGCCGTGCGCGAGGCCGAAATGCGCACCCTCAAAACCCAGCTTAACCCGCACTTTCTGTTCAATGGCCTCAACAACATCCGGGCCCTGGTGCTGGAAAACCCCGCCCGCGCCCGCACTATGATGACGCACCTGTCGGACTTGCTGCGCTACTCCATTCAGCTCAGCAGCGCCGAGCAGGTGCCCTTGCGCCGGGAGCTGGAAATTGTGCGCCACTACCTGGAGCTGGAAAGCCTGCAACTGGAGGAGCGCCTGACCTACTCGCTCGACGTGGACCCGGCCGCCCTCGACGTGCTGCTGCCGCCCATGACCTTGCAGCTGCTGGTCGAAAACGCCATCAAGCACGGGCTGGCCCCGCGCCCCGCGGGCGGCACCATCCGGCTGGCGGCCCAGCTCGACGAAACCGGGGCCCTGCGCGTAACCGTGCGCAACACCGGCCGCTACCACCCCCAGCCCGGCCACGATGGCGTGGGTGTCCGCAATGCGCGGGAGCGGCTGGCCCTGCTCTACGGCCCCGCCGCCCGCCTCGACCTCCACAACTCCCCCACCGAACCCGACACCGTAGAAGCCCAGCTTTGCGTGCCTGTTACGCCCTTGTCACTTTGA